From the Lathyrus oleraceus cultivar Zhongwan6 chromosome 3, CAAS_Psat_ZW6_1.0, whole genome shotgun sequence genome, the window TCTGACCAAAAGCTTAGAGTATCTGACAAGGATCAAAATCAGCTAACGTCTACACACTTCTAGGATACAATTATAATTATTCCCTAAAAGCAACCAACACATTTGTATTTTCTACCACGATCTACGAAGCTCTAATTTTTTCATTGCACTATAAGAATACGAAGGTTCGAATCCTTGGAGAACACCCTAATTATTAAACTTATTTTCTCCCATTTAATCATTTACAAGTAGCTTTTAGATAATAACATCTGGCAGTGCAAAGAATAATCAAAACGGTactcgttgagtacaacggatgtgagggatGTAATACATTTCCCTTGCATAACCGTGTTCCCTACCTTGTTTCTCTTCCTCttggattttatcgatattttccattTTTTTCGGGAATAAATAAACTTCGGTGGCAACTTTGTTGTATTTTCGAGCGTGTGATGCGCTCAGGTATTTTTCGCGACGCAATACTACTGAATATGAATTATTCCTATTAGAACCCACGTCTATTATTATCATCTATTATAATTATATTTTGAAAAATAGGATATGCATTGTTTTACACTATTATCAATTAGCATCTTATCTATGAGGAAAGTGTATTTTTCCAAATCATTCTTTTAAAATTAATGGTATGATTAAGGATGATAATTGTACCATTCCCCAGTAGATATCCGTAAAAATTATCCACGAGTAGGATAAAAATCGATAAAATGAATACGAATACGGACACTTACTCACTAAAAATAACCGATAAACCAAAGTACAAACATACAAAAGAACATATACTAATAAAACTAGGCAGACATGCATCCGATCCAATTCCATGTCTTGAAGTTGGAAAAATAAGAAACAAACCGCTACAAACAATTCCAACCATCAATTGAAAACTCTCCTTAACTTGATCTATTTCCCATGTCCAGGAAACAAACAATTACTCACCCTAAAATCATAACCGACTTAATCACGTGAACAAAATCTTGAAACCTTAATTTATACTTGTCGTCGTTAGAAACCGAGACAACGAGTCCCGGTATAAAAACGGACAACCCTTTTGGGGTAACGAACCCATAATAAATTTTACCGAGCGGGGTAAAGTGAAAGAAGAAACCAGAGAGTGCACACATTGTTAGAAGAAAGTGGATGATGATGGTGTGAACATGAGTACATTGTCCAGATCGATAGATCGAAGGAAGGACCATTTCGAATGTGATGAGTGTTCCGGTTGGAAGAAAGTTTCCTAGTAAGGAATTATGTTGTTGACTGAATGAATGAAATAGTGTGTGAAATAAGACAAGGAAAGATGAATAGGTTATGAAGTTGGGTTTTAAACTTTAAAGCGGTTATTTACGTTAACTATTACTTTTTGCCACTAGAAATTTTTGCTTATTTTCATATATTTTGGTTATCTCATCGAAATCGCGTTTACTCAATTTTCGAGTAATCGAACTTTTTTCAACCATTCTTGTAACTTTGCTTCTTTTATATTTGCTACCATTTGTTGCACCCATTTTGTATACATGAAATTAACCACATATAAATAGTGAAACAGAAGTTTGAGAATTATTCTGATACAGTTTCATTAAATCTAAGAATACTTCCCAAATGATCGTTATTGTGTAATAAATGACATGAATGTAGCAAGTAAAAGCTTAGTTAATTTACTGATATTCCTTTACAACTTAATTTAATCACTTTTGGCATTTGTTCTATCCTATATAGCACCAACATTTTTGGAATGACATATTATGTTATATATGAACCTCTCATTCATGTTAAGTGTTTTCAGTTTCCTAATTGTTGTATCAAGTAAAGCAAATGTGGTAGTTGATCATAGTGTACACTCAAGCATTCATTAGGGAAAATGTGAAGAGCAAATTTTTGTCCTGCAGATGTTATATGACATAACACAGTTGAAAACTTCACAcaatattttaataaaattttcaaaatatgcCAACACAACTTaagaataaaatgaaaataaattacCAGAAATATTGAGAAAGTACAATTATATAATTATTGATTATACAAAATAGAATACACCGAGTCGCAAAAGCATTTTGTATATACTCTAATTACGtaggaaaataaataaataaataaatagtcAAGTACCAGAAACAATGAGGAAGTTCTCAGTAACATAATTATTATTGATTCAAAATAAAATACATCCAAATAGCAAAAGCAATTTGTATATACTTAACCTATTGAGGGTGCTTCTTCATCTAAAGGAAGGTCTTCTCTCTCTACCAAACTGCACATAGGAACTAGTTGAGAGTAGTCCTGCAAAACCCTTTGAAAGACAGCCTTCAACTGCACAATGGGACTTAGATGAACACAAAGGGCTACTCTGTCTACTTGTATCCATGCATTCTTCAAGTGTATTATTCCCATGTGGATTCTCCTCGTCGCAATCTACAACACCGTGTGATCTACTCTTTTTACAGTTTGACAAATTCATCTCCTCGGATGAATAAGAGTACTCCATATCATCTTTTCTTGCTTCCTCGGCTAACTTCCTCTTTAGACCAGCAAAACTTTTCCGTCCTGTATGAAAACCAAAATCAACTCTACATTTTTAGGGCCTTGGTTGGATAAACAATTTAAGTAAGTTTATGTATCTGCTAAGTGTTTGTTTGGATAAACGCTTATTTGCAGCTTATAGTACAAGTTATAGGCTATTTTCATAAGCTATCTTGATTGAGCTTATTAAAAATAAGCTAAAAACAGCTTCTGGACAAGTCGTGAGATGTTGTTATAAAATCATTCAAACAGTTTTATAAGTGATTAAGTAGATTAGTTCAAATATGCTAAATCCAAACTGACTCTAATTATATACCAGAAAGACTGAATTTCCTTATATCACTGAATGGCTGTAAGTAGTAAATTCAATTAACTGACCCGGAATTGACAGAGATTCAGGATCACCACAATTACACTGGAAATTGGAATTTTCATAATACGATCCCGGTTGCCTGCAGGATAAAATCAACTGAGTTCAAATTTATCAAGAACATGAGTGCGTAAAATTAAGGTGTTGCAAAACTTTAAAACTTTCCCCAGATGGAAAGGAAACCACATACAAGTCATTAATTTTTACTATAACACAAGACTTCAAAGCAAGGTTTGACTGTGATACCATCTATAGAATTTAATAAAACAAGAACAAAGCATAAAAGTAAACACTCACAAGCAGCAAATCATATCCAACAATACTATATTCCATTAATTTTTCCATCTGTTGATTTTAAAACTGGAGACTGCCAAAGATGTtctaaaaaatttcaaattcGTGATTTGAAAGGTGATGACCCTAACCAAAGAACTGGGTTTGGCTACTGTTAAAGACCTAACACTCCTGATATTTAAAGTTGTTTAGTGAAGGCTCGCGATTAGTTTTACATCTCTAGCATGGCCCTTCAGCCATGTATGAACAATGCATAAAATCTGCTCTTTATGCTGAACTCGacttaaaaaattattaaaaGATGGGAGTAGCAAGGATTGAACTCCAAAAACCTAGATCAAAGAGGTTCCGATATCATGTTGAAAACCAACTCTCCTAATTGCTTTTACAATTTGGTGAAGCTTATCATTGGTTTATATCTATAAGTATCTAACATCTCCAAATTGCAAGTAACTTATCTTCTTCATCAGCAAGGCTCTCCTCATCACTAACCTATGTGAGTGATCTGGGAGCTCCTTGTTTTTTTCTGTCTGAATTGACACAATTTCTATAATTCTTATTCCATCTAGGAAATCTAAAATTCACCCCATTGACGGAATCGAGGTAGGAAACGTAGCATAAAGTGTAGTAGCAGTCCTCAATCATGCAATCAAGCAACCATGACATAACTCACTCTATTTTGATGACCATTCTTAGCTAAATCTTAAGTCATCAATATCTGGAACTGAGAAATGCCTAAATCTGTAGCAATTCTAGATATCAGGATCAGGAATTCATCAATAAGTCCACTAACATGAAAAATTCAAGAGATCTTTCAAACAGATCTTTAATCAATATTTCCTTGAGTTTCTCCATGATTCAAGAATGGAATATTCTATGGACCAACTTGAGGGGGTGTTGGAGAATCTCGTGATTCTCACTCATTTTATTAGAAAAGATTTTCTGTTTTTATGTTGTTTCTATTTCCTTGAGTTTCTCCATGATTCAAGAATGGAATATTAATTGTTCTTAGAATTTGGGTTGCACCTAACTTAACCTTACAAAACCGGCATGCAGGGTGATAGCTGTCTAGACTTTATAAACACTACACAGGTCATATCTATAAGCAATGTGAGACTAAATCCATCCCTTCACACCCAACACAACGGTGTTAGAGGCTGCAATGAAGGCAACACAAATTCTAGAATTAGGCGGCTAAGGACGGACCGCAATGAAGGAGGAATTTCCAACACACACCTCACGCTTTGACCCAAATGAACCTAAAGTGTGGACGATGCGGGAATCCCAACAACATATTTAAGATAAGCTTTGACACAACTCAACCTTACAAAACCGACTTTTAAGGTGAGGGTTGTTCAAGCTATATAAACACTACACAAACCATATCTCTAAACAATGTGGAACTCAATTCACCCCTTCATACCCAACCAACATAATTAAGGTGTTGGAGGCTGCAATGAAGGCAACCCAAATGCTGCAATTAAACGGCTAGGGGCGGACCGCAATGAAGGAGGAATTTCCAACAATTGTATTCTCTCTACTTTAAACCAACATTTGGCTAAAGAATAAACATAACAGCATTCACCCTATTTCTTTACCAACAAAAATCTTAAAGCATAACTTGTCAACAACAAAAAACAATCTTAAGTATAAAAAAGACAAAACTGAGAACTGGTTTACATGTTTTTCATGAAATTAACTGACTCAACATTTTACTCTACTACATGACATCAACCAAAACCAATAAAATGTTAATCAAAGTTGTTTATCGGAAGATAGCGCTATTAAACTCTCACTACGCCATAGTGCTATAACGTCACTATAGCTGACAACATTTTGTACTAAATAACATATCAAAGAACAATAACGGTTTGTCCATATTATGCTACGTTATATGGTATACCGCCGCCACAGCTGCTATTTAACAGCACTAGTAGTAATTATTAATCAACCATTTAGAATCTTAGAAGATTATATGTATCAATCAATGCCATCAAGCTTCTATGACAAACAAAATTTTCAGCAAATCCAACAATAATAACTTTATCATCAAAATCCCTGTAATAACTCCAGATGCCTTGTTTGACCATAAAAGAAACCTAACCTGTACATATGCTCGACAAAATCATCAATTAAAATAGGCCAAGCGCCTGCAAGCACAAAAAAACACCATTGCATCAATTAGTAAAAACATCATGACTATCCCGGCATCCCTCCCAATGCATATTCCTCAAGTAATCCTATTCAACACACTTCTAATTTAATCTTCCATATTTTATCGGTTGGAATCTTTTTTTTTCTCAAAATGAAAGTGTTTCCAAACAGAGAAAATCCAAATAGACATGCAGATGCAGTATGAGAAGCAACATTAATATTCAACCATGCAAGTATTAATGTATTGAAAAAAACTTTAATGACATGAAGAGGGACATAAAGTACAAATTCTGCAACTATGTAGCTAATTGTAAAAAGTCAACAAAGAGAACAGTACCTTCAGGATCGTATGCATCGAGATTATCACGCGTACACAAGCTGAAAGACAGAACCTGTTGCCATGTATCCTCAGATATGTTGTATCGTTGATTTTTCTAAACAAAAAGTAATAGATCAGTTTCCCACAGAAAAATTAAAGGAAAATAACAAGAACTACTAGGTTGTACAGATGGATTGGCCCACAGGTTATATAAAATGGGCCTTTTACATAGATACTTAAACTAGTTGAGACTTGGAAGAATAAGTATCCCTAACCCTAGAGCAGGGTTATATAGGATTGCACACAAGCTCAAAGTCTTTGCCATACATTTTTTATAAATATTTCCATAATAACACCACCTAATGCTCGTGAGATTTAAGTACTTCAAATTCAACAAGGATTACAAGTTGTGTTATTGTAAGCATTACTATACCTCAATAAACTCACACCATGGACGAAGCAGTGGAAACCGCCCATTAAGAACTAATTTCCAAGCAGTCACTGCCTTGCTTACAGCTGTAAATTATCAAATTTTGAAAAACAGAAGATAACCAGTGAGTGAGTAAACATTCTACTTCACCATCGAAAGGATTAAATAGAAGACTACATAAATAATTTATCTGAGATACTTACTGATGTTCTTTTGACCATTTTCGCGACACATGAAGAAAACAAATTCATAAAACCGAGAGAACTCTGAAAGGGTTGCCTAGAGAGAAACACGGGAAGTACGTCAGGAAGGAAACAATAAAATGAATGCAATAACTCTTCGCATCGTGCTAGATATTTTTTCTTCTCTCTCCTCATAATATAGAGAATGCACAACCTCTCAAAATGACACTTTTTGAGTCTCACTTATGTGTATCTAACTACTGCAAATGATAGCAAATAAAAGTTTTCTTTTATGCTTGGGAAAAGAAAATGCTTAAACCCTGCTTGTGTACTTGTGTCTTGTAGACAGAAAATGTTATGTTAGATAAACATATATATGCATGACTGAATGTGCTAAAAAAAGGAAACTAACCATCAAACCCAGCCGTGACATGAGCATTGAAAGTTCATCAAAAATTGTTGCCCTGAAAATTTGACACATCATGAAATTTTAAGATAGAGAAGAAAGATGCCACTCGGTGCAATTGTGCAATTTTATGAACATTTAAATTTCATTAATCTACACATGGTACAGAAGCAACATTGAGATAAACATGACAGACAACTACAAAAAGGTGGAGACTCCACCATGGAGAAGAAAAACAAATTTGTTTCTGTAGATGCATAAGTTTAATGCAGACAGCAAATGTAAACGCAAGAGATCAAGGCATGACTACGAAAAAAACTGCCAGGATTCAGCTCAAGCGTGCCTTCATTTTTCCGATAGACCAAAACCTCAAATTGTAAGACTCCCGCATATATAGTAGTAAATACAGTTGATCATCACATAAGGTAACAAGCATTGCAAGAAATTGGAGCTTGAAATTAAGTAAACTACAAATCTAATAGAAGGCGGGTGTTAGTAAACTCGGACCGACCAGTTCGACAAGCTTAACTGGGACAGACCCATAGCAGGTCCAGTCATGCATTTGGATTGCTTCGACCACTGAATTGGTTATGAGCCGATTGAATTGGTCAAAACCAGCCCATTTCGATTCAAAAGAAAACTGGCGCTCTCGCCATTCAATATCTGATGCAGCTAACTAGTGTTTCAAGGTGAGTCTTTTCAATGTTTGTTAGTAATTAACTAACTTCTTTTGTTGACTGATAGTAATTGAAATTCAATGCGCTGCTTTTCCAACTTTGGTAAGCAGTGGACATCATGAAGCCCACTTGTAAGCAGCAGCAATTTTGTAGTTATTTGATAGAACAGAGGAAAGGTAGAATAGAATGGagaaaattattttattaatgaatatgaaaataaaaaagaagTTCCAGAGCTACTGCTCCTCAGTTAGAGAAAACAATTCTCTCACTACCCAAACCCTaatatgaaaaacagaaaataatagCATACCTAGCTACTGCCCCATACACTCCTATTTATATGGGGAATACTAAACtaactcctatttatttggaaatactaacaaactaactgagactcctatttatttggaaaatactaacaaattaaatgagactcctatttatttggagaATACTAATTAACTGGGCCTTTCTTATTCTTTCTCACATATACCCTCCACTGTTTAGGCCCAAAATTATCTTGGTTAACTAACACATCCCCATCATCACTTGTGAGGTCCGATTCATTCCTATCATCACCCCCACCTACAACATTAGCCTTGTCCTCAAGGCGCAGATCAGGGAATTGACTCTTCAATAACAGTTCCTCTTCCTTCATACGGATTTGATGATAACCAGATTTAAGATCGAGCTTAGAGAGATAACTACAACCATGTAACTCATCTAACAATTCATCTACAACAGGAATAGGGTACTTGTCTTGAATTGTTACCTTGTTGAGTGCCCGATAATCTACACACATCCGCCAAGATTGATCCTTCTTCTTGACCAAAATGACGGGACTAGAGAAAGCGTTGGTGCTGTTTCTCACCACCCCTTGTTGCATTAGGCTCTGAATTTGTTTTTCAATTTCATCCTTGTGTAAATGAGGATATCTATAAGGCCGCACACTTACCGGACCAGCACCATGTAAAAGTTCAATTGAATGGCTAGTGTTTCTTGGCGGAGGAAGACCCTGAATTTCTTTAAACACAATAACAAAACGATCCAACAATCCTCCCAACTCCTTAGTCTGATGATCAGAGACACGTGACACCGGTGATCCTAGCACCTCCATCAAGGTAGGCCATTCATAGCCTGCTATCATTCGAGAAGGAGTGATAATGCTTTGGAATGTAGCCATCTTATCATCTACAGCTTGACCAAGTAATTTCACCATATTGCCCTTATGGTTGAACACCATAGACATTTCTTTCCAATCCATGGTCACCTTCCCCAAAGTTTCCAGCCACACAACTCCCAAAATCAAATCCACACCTCCTAACTCCAGTACATAAGCATCAAAACAAATCTGCACCGCTCCCACATTCAGCTGAATTCCATTGCATCTACCCCTAGTTAGGACACGATGACCATCTCCTAACTTAACACCCAAGGGATTAGAAGGCACCATAGGAAATCCGAGGGTTTCCACCACCTTAGGGGATACAAAATTATGTGTGGCTCCACTGTCAATAAGAACCAGAATAGATGCACCTTGTAAACATCCCTCCAATTTCATCGTCCGGACCTGGTTTAGATTAGTGGATACACCAAACAGTCCCATCGTTTTACATTCTAATTCCTCTTGTGTGAGCTCTTCTTCCGACTCAGCCTCTAACACGACAATCTCTCCTTCATCATTGACAATTTCATCATCCCCCAAGATAATCAATCGTAACTGTTTTGTTGCACATTGATAGAGAGGATCCCATCGTTCGTTGCAACGAAAACAGAGTCCTTTCGCACGACGCTCATTAACCTCTGCACTTGGTAGATGGCGGACACCACGAGAATGACGGCGCAAATTGTCACCTAAATTTGGGCGAGAAGTTGCTGTAGAATTAGTAGGGCGTGTTGACCCGGTTTGAGATCCCGAACCCGAACCAGTACGCGTTTTGCCCAAATAGTTATTAGTCTGGGTCTGAATTGCAGATCCCTTTCCTTCCCCTTCGCGAAAAGCCCAATTAGGTTTTTGAGATTTTGTCCAAGAGCCATGACCCGGTTTGTAACGTGAACCAGATCCATGACCTGAATTTTCAGCAAATTCACGTTCCACATCACGTGCCAATTGCATCGCCACATACCGATTGTGCGGCTTGAATGTTCTTACCCGAGAATGGATGTCGTGACGTAAACCACCAATAAAATAGCCCAGAAATTGTTGTTCTGGTAACCTTCCACACTGAGATGAACACAATTCAAATTCGGCGATGTAATCCTCCACCGTCTCAGATTGCTTCAAATCCTTGAGTTCTTCGAAGGGGTTCTCCAAACGCCCTCCTCCAAATCTCGCCATCATTGCTTCACAGAGGTTCTCCCATGACAATTCCTCTGTTGAATCACGCCATAGGTTAAACCAATGGATAGTAGGGCCTTCCATACTTAACTTTGTCAACTGAATACGAACATCCTGAGAGATCCGTTGTACTTCAAAGTATGTCTCAGCACAAGTGATCCACGCCACCGGATCGTCGCCGGTAAATGCTGGCAACTCCACCTTCTTTGCGGACAAACGAAACTCATCCAACGGTGAGGTAACCGTTGTACCGCTTGACTGAGGTGATTCACGATTCACCATCGCCCGTTGAATCTCCGCAGCAATGAAAGTACGCAAATCCTCAATACTAGTTTCCACACGTCCCAAGCGTTCCTCAACTGCAGTAATTCTCTCTGCCATTCTGGTTTGCATGAATCCGGTAGGTCGGACCAATTGATAGAACAGAGGAAAGGTAGAATAGAGGTTTGCATGAATCCGGTAGGTCGGACCAATTGATAGAACAGAGGAAAGGTAGAATAGAGTGGagaaaattattttattaatgaatatgaaaacaaaaaagaagTTCCAGAGCTACTGCTCCTCAGTTAGAGAAAACAATTCTCTCACTGCCCAAACCTaatatgaaaaacagaaaataatagCATACCTAACTACTGCCCCATACACTCCTATTTATATGGGGAATACTAAACtaactcctatttatttggaaatactaaactaactcctatttatttggaaatactaacaaattaactgagactcctatttatttggaaaatactaacaaattaaatgagactcctatttatttggagaATACTAATTAACTGGGTCTTTCTTATTCTTTCTCACATATACCCTCCACTAGTTAATATACCCTCCACTGGTTAGGCCCAAAATTATCTTTGTTAACTAACACATCCCCATCATCACTTGTGGGGTCCCATTCATTCCTATCATTATTAGTCTAGAAAAAAGCTTTTGATAGAATTTGCTAAAAAAAATGAAACTAATACTGGTGGGATTTGATACCACATCCCAAAGCCTCGTTTAATTTAAGTTGGAACCACCTTGTCACATATCCTATTTAGTTTTGTACATGATTTTATAATATTTAACTGTGTAACTTACTAACAAATAAAATGCTTGAGCACGGATTTACCACGTGTGCTGGTAGCACTAAAGATAAATGACATTCTCTTcattaaatatatatttaatgATATATATCATGAAAATTTGTTGACTAATATACACCAATTCATGCAGTTCAACTAGTGATCCGCTAGTTCAATAACCAATAGAAGGTGCTAGAAACAGAAACTTCTAGATTATACAATGTACCACTCTAAACTAGAGCTAAGCACACAAAATAAAATGTTTGGCAAGTCATGCGAAAGAATGCAGAAGAAGAACACAACAGTAGACAATAAAGCAGCAGCTAACAGCACAGTAATCATAATTTATAAAACTATCACTCACAGAAACCAATAAATTAGTATGAAACCATAGATGAATAACTTCCCTAAATTATTCAAGAATCACAAACATCAAAATAAATCATACTATTGGAACTAGGGTTTTAAATAAAGTTCCGAAACCGTGATCTAGACCGTGACATAACGGTTTTGATATTGTCGAAACCAAAATGAGACATCAATCAAGGCCACATTTGACCGCGATTCTCCGCATCGTGACACAACCGTTACCACAACCGCTATCTAAAACCCTGAGTGGAACAACTACTTGGAAATTATCCTGAAAAAAATCTCAAAGAGAGAAACATACCCTGTACAAACTCTAGACTCCACCAATTTCGAGAGCTGTGTCAATGCCTCCCTTGAGACCTTAGCCTTCTGAAACTCACTATCTTGTCTATACCCTTCTTCACCAACAACAAATGCATGTCCTGATCTTATATCTATACAAAGCACAAACAAACTCAAAACATCAAATATATAACTTAAGAGAGTTAAATATGTTGTTAGTCCAACAAAACTTAATTTCTTTTCCTAATTCATGTATCAAAGGTTTCATAAAACGGACCAGTCCCGTAAAGGCTTTCGCAATCCCGTAAAAGCTTTCCCGATTTCAATCAACATGTGTTACAACATGAATGCGGTCGTCGCGGTTTGAATTAACCACAACTTATTCTTAAACATAAAATTGGTGAATAACAGGATCAGTATCGGCACCTGACAATACCGTTTTTTCACGGTCGTTGCAGTTTGAATTAACCACGATTTATTTTTAAACATAAAAACGGTGAATAACAGGATCAATATCAGCACCTGACAATACCGTTTTTTCACGGTCGTTTACCATATTTTAAAGCCTATGAACTATCTAGTCACTACAAATTACAAAACCGCATGCAACTAGTTCAACATACATAACCCTAAATAATAACACAtacaaacaaaaataaaaaataaaaaaaggtTAGCTTCAAAGTTCTATGCTAATTCTTCAAAGAGCAACAGTCATAACCCTACTATGGTGTTCAAATTCAACAATTCTACTACAAAACAGGGAAAAACAAAAGCTGAATTCAACGATTGAATACAAAAAACAAGAATTGGCGCATGATAATTGAGAATTGAAAAAAGGAGGTGAGAGATTTTACCACAGAATCTTCGGTAAATCTCGAAGATGTCGATCCGAGATGCATCCATGGAGAAGAAACTTGCCCTCTCGAAGTTCTTCGAGCAAGTAGCGAAGGATGAAGATGAGGTAAAAACCGCAATGTAACAAAATCgatttttattttcaaacttttttcGACTTAATTCTTCGGTGCTATAAGTTTATATATACTATTATTTTTACTCGCACGAGAAGATTACTGTTAAAACTTCAATAAGATTATAAGATTCGTAGGATAAAAGGATTTTAAAATCAGTTTTTTAAATGGAAAGTTAGTTACGTGGATCGTATCGGATTTGATCTAATCTGTTTAAATTTTAATGGATTTAGTTGAATGATTAAAATCTAATTTGTGAGTTATATTTCAAATACAAATAATGTTTTTTATAAAAAATTGTAAAATACTATTTttataaatatataaattaaaaatgatataaaagaaaataaaaaaataatatttaattttagAATTACAAAAATTCTTTGATCTACTAATAATGTAGATGGTgaataaaataaattataaaaattatGGTGAGCTGTGagaaaataattttatattattatttaaaataataaaaaaaataaaaatttattaatGTCACATTAACTGGATGAACCAACAAGTCTGGAGATTGAAAAATTCAAATCTTATATTTGAATCAAAATTATATGGATTATTGTGGATTGATTTAGATATATTCATAAATTTGAATTATTTATGAATTGGTTCGGTTTGA encodes:
- the LOC127128561 gene encoding defective in cullin neddylation protein AAR3, yielding MDASRIDIFEIYRRFCDIRSGHAFVVGEEGYRQDSEFQKAKVSREALTQLSKLVESRVCTGATIFDELSMLMSRLGLMATLSEFSRFYEFVFFMCRENGQKNITVSKAVTAWKLVLNGRFPLLRPWCEFIEKNQRYNISEDTWQQVLSFSLCTRDNLDAYDPEGAWPILIDDFVEHMYRQPGSYYENSNFQCNCGDPESLSIPGRKSFAGLKRKLAEEARKDDMEYSYSSEEMNLSNCKKSRSHGVVDCDEENPHGNNTLEECMDTSRQSSPLCSSKSHCAVEGCLSKGFAGLLSTSSYVQFGRERRPSFR